The following proteins are encoded in a genomic region of Dromaius novaehollandiae isolate bDroNov1 chromosome 29, bDroNov1.hap1, whole genome shotgun sequence:
- the ENSA gene encoding alpha-endosulfine, with the protein MADQPGTGTGARAEEPGDEKQDTQEKETVIPERAEEAKLKAKYPNLGQRPGGSDFLMKRLQKGQKYFDSGDYNMAKAKMKNKQLPSAGPDKNLVTGDHIPTPQDLPQRKSSLVTSKLAG; encoded by the exons atgGCGGACcagcccggcaccggcaccggcgccCGCGCCGAGGAGCCCGGCGACGAGAAACAG GACACGCAAGAGAAAGAAACCGTCATCCCCGAGCGAGCGGAAGAAGCGAAGCTGAAGGCCAAATACCCCAACCTGGGCCAGAGGCCCGGCGGGTCCGACTTCCTCATGAAGAGACTGCAGAAAGGG CAAAAATACTTCGATTCCGGGGACTACAACATGGCCAAGGCGAAGATGAAGAACAAGCAGCTGCCGAGCGCGGGGCCGGACAAGAACCTGGTGACGGGAGACCACATCCCCACGCCGCAGGACCTGCCCCAGAGGAAATCCTCCCTCGTGACCAGCAAGCTGGCAGGGTAA